The Gopherus evgoodei ecotype Sinaloan lineage chromosome 4, rGopEvg1_v1.p, whole genome shotgun sequence nucleotide sequence TGTGATCAAGTATATTTATGCTTTAGAACTAAAAACAACATTAACAAAAAACAGCACATATTTTGCATTCATCTTCTTATCAATCGGCACCTAATTTTTTACTACAACAGGAGCTATTCCTGTAATTATATTTTTTGTACGGGTCATATTATAGaaagttagactcctaaatccaaATTTAAAAAAGTGCTCCGCGCAGCTGCTCCCCTCTTGAAATACAATTTAATGTCTTAAATGTGGATTTGGGAGCCGGATTACCCATTTTAAAGTGTTGTTAGCCATATTCTGTAAAAACGATTAGGTAATTTCACCAGTTTTTCAGATATGGAAGGTCGTAGTAGAGTGTTAATGTAAAGTTTCATTATCAAATATCAGCTAAACCTAAAATAAAAACGTCACACATTTGATGTTCAAGCACATGTAGACGGTAGTTTCCAACAATGAGAAACAATGAAATAGGAATTGGTATATCTATATATGATTCATTTAAGTAACTGAAGAAATCATGATTATAGATGGGTGTGTATATCGAATATGTATTGGATAATATTTCCGTGCAGGAATAGTCTTTCAGTTTTTCAGATCATTCTTGAAAGTGTTAATATTGTGGTCACATGGTATGATGGCTTTGTGTAGAAGTAGGACTCAGCAACCCTTCTGTAGATTTTTCTCAAATCCCATCCATCTACTTGATGTCAGAGGCAGGGGGTCTCTTTCGGAATTTCGCAGGGTCCAAAGCTGTCTGGGTTAGGAGAGAAatagtttggcttctaccttagCAATTATGTCCAGGGGTGATCAGTTCATATTATATGTCTACTGAGTATCATCTCTACAAAGTGAAATGCTTATGAAAGGCTGAAAAGGTTTTCTGTGCAAGTCTCCGGGGTGCAATAAAAAGGCTTTTTCTGCTTTAAAGCACTGAGAAGCAATCAGCCTGATGCaattcttttctccctccccagctctcccagagCGGGATTTCTCGGTAACCACCCTTCTGACTCTCCCTCCAGACTCCTCGTATCAACGTTACACGGGAACCAACTCCCGGATCCCTGCCAAACGCACACAGCCAGAAAAGCAGCCAAATGGACCTCATAGCTTGTGCAAAGGCTCCCCTTCAGCAAATGAACGAGAGGGGAACAATTTGCTTGCATGATATTAGGGTTTACGCTTGAACCCCGGGTCCGAGACGAGCTAAAGATTGGTATGATCTGAGTAACTCGATTCCCTCTTCTATGACTCAATGTTATTAACAGAATGTATTTGAAATCCTGTACTTGGATGGGATACTCACGAACCCACTTTGGAAAGCAGAGTAAAAGAAAAGCATTATACTAACCACCGGGAATATTCTCAATAGCATAAAGGAAACTTAACTCAAGTGAGAAGAAAATGCAATGTTTATTATGATGATGCAAACAGAAAGTGGTTTATCCCCATTTGTTGTTCTTGGCAGAACTTACTACGGCCCTTTATAAAGAGCTTTTCCAACATGAAGAAAAGACTCACCGAGAAAGTACACACCATATTgatattttccacaggaaaaactACTTGCTCTCCGGTCTTTTCCTTTGGATGTTTTTGTGTCAATGTGTGTGTGCAAAACAGCTTTACAAACATACAGTAAATCCAACCATCCTGTAACGGAGCAGGTGTACAAACTCGAGACACGTCTACAACGCCTCTAGACAATGACTAAGAGACCCTTTAAGAGTGATTCATTTGACCCTATAGCTTGAGCCGGGTTGGCTCGCGCAGAGCCTTCTCCACTGCGGATGTAGCTCTTGCAGCTCTAAGTGCCCAGGAAAGGGAAGCAGCTGGGTAGCTGCCGGAACGTGGCCACTTCAACTCTGGactaggaaggggggggggagccgCGGAGGCGAGATACAGTCCAAACACCtccagctgctccaagcagcCTGTAAAAAGGACGCTGCCAATATAATAGTATTTATGGCAATCAATAAAGACAGGGCTCGCAGCACGAAATGATTGAATCGCCCCGGCTACAACATCTGCTAGCAATCCTCCCCTCTGGGAGACGATGGCCGAGCCAGTCCCGCTGTTTGTACACTTTCTCTGCGGACAATTAGCTGGGGAATACAGAGGGTTTCTTACATTACTTCTCAATATCAGGATGTTACCGGTGGTAACATAGTAGTTCAGTATGCAATTTCCCCTGGGTTTATGTTAAACAAACTACGAGTCTTAACTGTGTGTCACAGAAGACAgtgcaattattattttttcctgtaGGGAACAATAATTGCGTTCGAATCAGTGACTGTAAAATCTGTCCTCCAAAGAATGCACACCAAAGACCAGTTTAAATCAGTCCTGTTCAAAGGAGAAACAGAGAAGAGTAAATGGTCATAATTTAAGCATTTACTCTGAATAGAAGTCCCTGTAAGGAAGGAGAGTAGATTCCTATCCCTTCAGTCTTAACCAGACTTAACTCTCTCTCTTCAGAACTGCTTTCCATACAACTGCCTACCCCACTAGGTTGCACTAATCTTCAGGTGACTCAAGAGACTAACGTAATTCTTGTTCTCAAACCCTATGAAAAGTGAAAATGATAGCCAGAGAGAAAGAATTATTTTGCAAGCTGCTTGAGCTTTAACTCGGAATTTAGTTTACATTAACAATAAGAAAGCGAGGTGTGCTATGTGGAAAGCCTTCAGCGTGGTCGATACTTGTAGAAGAGTGGGAAAATGGAAATTGTTTTTCTTGGTTGATAGAGGAAGGGGAGTCATTTTCATTCATTATAGACAAAAGGCCTCATCTAAAGCACATTGAAATCAGAGTGAAGATtcacattaatttcagtgggctttggggctttccatgaatattttggcttttatttttagttattttaaattCCCCGTTCCCCCGATTTGCAAATCCACACTAGAAACCGGGAACTACGGGAAAACGCGTAACATGGCAATCCCCAGGCAGGAACCTGAAAATTTAGTCCCGTTGAAGTCAGGGGAACTATCCACGCgagtaaaggtttgcaggatcgGGCTTCAAGGTACCAAAGGAAAAACTTTGCTAATATGCTGCCCATAACGGATTTATTTGCTCTAGATACTATTCTCTTCACGTGATATAATTAAACTTATTTAGTAATATAAGTGAAATAACTTCTGCACTCATGTTTTAATTTGTTACGAAACAAAAaactaatatttgtaataaatactaAATACAGTTTCCTATGTATGCAATTACATTACTATAGCTACGCATTTGCAGACTAAATTAATAATCATAATCCGCCGTTGCCAAGGTCCTTTTTTCTGTCTGCAATGCGGTATTTTTTGCAGTAGATGTCGCTTCTAATAAGTAAATAACCTGTCCtttgaatttttcattaaaaagataTGGTACTTTTTGTGGGGGTAAGGAGGTGGACTGTACATTATTAATGACTCGAGACGATTTCCCTTACTTGCCATTAATTGTCTGATGTGATCCGTCTTTTTTTCGTTCAGTGACCTCAGTGCAAATAAAACTATCAGATGTAGCCAACTGACTAGCAATTTTTGTGAATGGAATACTCAGTGACTGGAAGATGACGTAATTGGAGAGTAGTGGGTTTCGTGCCCGGTTGTGGATTGGCTACATTTTGCCAACAGAACTTGTGATTGGCTGGCCAGTGCCGGTCAAACGCCTACACACTTCCACTCTGGCGGTAGATATAAAAGGGGGATACTTAGGCAGTGAACAGCATCACGATTTAGAAACATATATTGAGGAAACCTCCACCACGTTTTACTGTTTCTTACGAAGCTTTGTCTTTCAAGGTAAGcatactctttctttctttttcttttcttaaatctAGTGTTTGGTAAGCTTATTTCAGTGCAGCAGAATTTGCAATGCTTGAAGCTGTACGTGTGCGCAGGCTGGTCTTTAACTGGTGCCAAGTTACAGCTTGTATTGTCTTTCTCTATTTTGATTTTTCTCTGTGCATTCAGAGAACGCATAATTTGTAATTAGCTAGATTTCGTATGGTCTTCTAAATTACACGTTACTGGATTCCTCAAAATAAAATATACCAAGATAAGAGAAGGAATACACAGTCCCGTTAGAATAATTGAAAGCAACCGATACTGCGTAGTATATTACATTTTCGTCGTAAAACCCCTAATCTCTTTACACTAGTGGGCTGCATAGCttgatttatttctttttgtaatCATTTTGAGGTTTTTTACAAAATCTGTTATAAAATGGTAAAAGTTTAGAAAGTGACAACCTTCATTGTATGTTAACTAGCAATATATGCTGCAGGTAGTAATAGGTGTTTTAATCTATGGGAGAAAAGGTGACGttaaactaaaaatatttaaataaagctgTGAGTCATAGAGaggagttcttcaagatatgATATTTTTAGTCTTTCTGCTCTCTTGACTTGAGTTCATCTGATTTATTTATCTTTGGTCataatttggggatttttttattaaaattactttAATGGACCTGTTTTTATAATTTTATCTAATTTGTATTTGAGTTGGAAGTTTAGCATGTAAACTGTACCAGAAAGTGAGCACTCTTTGATATAATGTGCTGATTTCTAAGCAAacgtaattatttttaatttttaaattaaacattagAGCGATTAACATATATTAATAATCTGCAAAAATGAGAATACAGAAAACTATtggtcatattttaaaaataacaatagcTTTAGCTTTCATGCTTTTTCATACGATTTACTCTACCTGAAGTGCCATTTTGTCCAGTTCAGATCAGACACATTAAATGAAATCACGCGTAGTGCTTCAAATACAGGGGAGAAGAGACACGTTTCCCATCAGTTTATAGACAGATCTGCATtaacttaaatcctattttagtTACATATTGATAGTAATCCTAACTCTGAAAAAACGCCAGATATTTCAGTTTGGTCATATACAAAAATCCTGAAAATTATTTGAGAAAACTAAAgcaaaacaccaaagcaaattaacAACAACAACCTATTACCAAATGTATCTAGAGAAAGATTGCATCTTTAGTAGATCTGTTAAGATTGAAGAGGCTGGAAAATGGCCATTGTTTGATGTGACTCTTTGTTGTAGAGAGGACATTATGGTTATGCTGAAGATTTCACCTTTCCTTGCTGTTTATGCCTTGGTTATGTGCCAGATGGATAGCTCCCAGGCAACCCCACTCAGGTAAGAAGCTGAGAACTGTGGAAACTCATGCGTTTCGGAGCACTGCATCTGAACAGAATAGAGACATTTAGTTTTCCTCGTGGCTGCAGATAGAAAGTGGGTTATAGTAAAGGAGACAACGTAGATCTTCCAATATTACTTTTTTGTAACGCTCATATTTTAACATGCAATAGATTACTTATCTAGTGTGTGAGGGAATGAATAGTCTTTGTCTTGAGTTCGGTATACATATGGACACTTGTGACAAAGACACGCTCAGCAGTGTGGAATAGTGTGTACAAGAACTCATCCACCTAAGGGCACACATGCAAGAGACTCTTTGCAGCAGTTATCCTTGTATTCATGCTGTCTCGCTTGTCTCCACCTAGACCTGGCTTAGACTCTATAACGGATCGAGTGACACTCAGTGATTACGAAGCTCGGCGGTTATTAAATGCGTTGGTGAAAGAATTTGTTCAGATGAGAGCGGAAGACGTGGAACAAGAGACTGAGGGGAATAGGTAAGGGACACAGCCCCGGGGATATGCacagatgctggggaagcaggaCCACTCTGTGTGTCCATTTGATTTCCCAGCAAGAGCCACCTCACCAAACACTCGGGCAGGCTAAGATTTTCCTCTCCCTTGGGACTGCGGATGACCTTGTACAATACTTTGGAAAGGACGGTACTGCATAGATGTTTTCCCGTGTCAGTATCAGGTGGATGGTTTCCACCTAGTTAACctgcttttatctttttttacaaCCGAgagcaaataaaaaaacccttggAGGGTGAGTTGAACTTCAAGGAGGGGGTTGTATTAAAATATGGCAGCAAGAGGTACGTTTTCCCGGTGGTAGTACTGAGGGCTGTTCGATCGCTCCTGGATTCTCTGTTGCGATAGTGCATGATGCTGTCGTGAGGCATGGAAGGCCATTGGCTGAAGCGGGGCATCCTATTAGTGCACGCAGCGCCACCTTCTCCCTCAGGGCCAAGGCATGCAAGTACATTTCCACTAACCCTAATGAATTCCTATTGCAAAGCATGTTGATGAATGAGAGACTGAACAGCATGTCTAGTACAGTGGAAGACAAACCTCCTATCCTTTGACTACTAGCATCCCAAAATCTAATCTGCTTGATAAAATAAACAATATTCATTTTGTTCATGATAAAACTCTGTTCTCCCTCTGATTTCAAGTGTGCTCCCCCTTGCATGAAATAAGTATGAGGGGATTTTATCCTTTTCTTTTTGTCTCCTAATTATTCTTATTTATCTAGGAATGTAATGCATGGATGTGCATGATTTATATTACTTTTTTggcatgtttttttccccctgcagcctggataAACCTATTTCCAAACGCTGTGCCAGTCTGAGTACTTGTGTGCTGGGCAAACTGTCTCAAGAATTGCACAAATTGCAAACTTACCCTCGTACTGACGTCGGGGCTGGAACTCCTGGCAAGAAAAGGAATGTGCTGAATGACCTGGAAAATGAACGCTATGCAAACTATGGGGAATCCCTGGGAAACAACTAGACATGCTTATTTGCACCCTTCTCCCTTTTTTTTAACTTGATGCATGTGGATCTAATCTTGATTGCTAACTTTGCTATGTTATTTTGATTCTGTTTTCGACAGAGAATGTTTGAGATGGACTTAAAGTTAGGACGATAAAGAACACAATACACACAccaagttagaaaaaaaaatataccaaataaaataaaaaagaatgaacAGCACTGCCTTGAGACGTCAACTGATTTTCttagacatttattttaaaaaaatctaaacaaagctTTACATTTCTAGCTATTACATGTACAGATAAACTCTTCTTTCATGCCTGCTCATGCACTTGTTCAATAAACCTATTTTTCTATGAGGATTAGGcctgtttgttttaattaattgtGTTGGAATGCGAGATTTCTAGACAAAGCCAGAAAAGTTTTTTACAAATCTTTCCAGAACTGGAGAAGAGCAGAACAATACAAAAGTTGTATAATAATTTAATTCTAGAATAGCTGAACAATTTGACTATGTTCATATACACTGGGAGAACTCCTAGACCCTTTTAATGCTTTCTATATGTATGTGTGCATACATAATCAGTCACACACAATCTTAGTTAGTAAAACAATTTCTATGAACTTTTGAAATGGATAAGCATCAAGAAATGCACATATTAACTAGTGTGAAAACACTAGAAATGTAATCCAGGTTTAAAACTGTTCTCATTGAACTCATCCAGGTAAGAACTTTAATATTCATTTTTCTTAATATTATTTACATGAAGCTTCTTTCCAATGATGTATTACCATGAATAACTGGATTTTTTACATGTATATCAGTTTTAGAAATAGCCTGTGAGATAGACTTGTATATTAAAAGAATGAAAATGGGGAGCTTTCATATCTGGGTAATTCatttaaaatcttgttttctgttaATTCTTTTACTTTAATAACAGATTTAGTGCTACTTTTGTACctctttaacttttttttctctgTACAACATGTATCTCATAATATGGGAACTGTTCAGAACACAATTGTCATGTTACCAGGGATGCTTTCTATGGTACTGTCTCTGGGCCTGCCTATAGTCCTAACTCAGGCAacattctcattgatttcagtaggagattGGCTTGAACACAGACTTTAGAAGCGTGTACTCTtaaggccccagtccagcaatacacataagcatgtgcttaattctaagcaagtgagtagtcccactgaagtcagtgggattactaAAATGCTTAATGCTTTGCTCAGTGAAGGCCTAAATAATGAAGAAAGCTGTTTAAATAGTGCAATCAGATATATGGAAGAAGGAAAATGACTATGTGCTGTTCAACTCTGAAAAATTACTCAGAAATCCCTGGCAACTTCTTACTCTGTAGATTTAGTTCCAGGTTGAAATCCTtgccccgttgaagtcaatggcaacattcccattgtcttcaatggggccagaactTCAGCCCTTTTGTGTGTTCTGACATAGCTGCTGATCTAGGTACCTAAAATAGGTATTTTGCTACTATACTCCATCAGCACTACAGAACTAACTCAGCTGAGGCTTAGCTAGATTCTTTTACTACTTATGCATTATCAACAGTTGTCTGTTAGATTTCAATTATTTGCTGGTGGGAATGGAGTTGATCAAGTGTTATTGAGGGGATAATTTTgtttaggcaaccttaactattgGTGATGATGTGCAAGAAAGAAAGAGCCTAGTTTGACTTTCACAACCTGAGTTAAGTCTGTAGCACCTGGTACCTAGaaaaagaaaactattttttaaactcATAAACTGAGTGAACAATATGTAAATCCTTGAAACACAATAAATATGGAACTTCACAATCCCATTTGTATAGAGATATTTTTCCAGGTAGAACCACACCTTATTGATATAAGCAAAGTATTTTTTACATTCTGtccatgtaaaatatatatttttttattttgaaaagcagTGTAACAGCACAGAAAAGGGCATGTAACACAGCAACCTGTGTGACCCATCGTCTGGCAGACTTCCTGAGCAGGTCAGGAGGAGTGGGCAAGAACAACTTTGTACCTACCAATGTGGGATCTAAAGCTTTTGGGAGGCGAAGAAGAAATGCTCAAATATAAACATCTGAATGACACCTGGAATATGGTAAACACACTGCAATATATGTAGAATCTATACTTCCCTTAGTAATGTTACCATTGCTAATATCTTACTTAGAATTCTTGTTTGGATGGAAAATAGATTTATGGTGTTTAGATCCTAGAAAGAAACAGTAATAGTTAATCCAAATGTGTTACAAATCCAgttttacatttaaattgagcATCTACTGCAAggtctttttttttcaaagtaaagTGAAAAGTTTAAATAATCAGTTCTAATGAATGTTAGATCACCTTGTAAAACAAAGCTGGTTGGTTCAAGTAAAAGTTTCAATCAGTGGATATTCTTGCATTATGCCACAAGTAATATTTCTGTATGAATATTTTGGTAATTTTTGGATTTCTTTCTTTCAGATTCCCATGAAACTGAAATGTTAACTCCCTTTAGTTTCTAATGAAAGCAACTCTTCTCCATAAATCAAGAAGGCCAAACAGAAGTCTCATTTTTTGCAtcctaatatttaaaaatgttttgttaaaatcaaatgaaAGCACTTCTGTTATGTATATTACAAACCAATCTAATTATTCAAGTTAAATGATTGTTTATTCTTTTTATATGCAATTCTATTTCAAATAAAATGTGATAgcatctattatttatttatcttctaGCATATATGTGAAATGTGATCCATGCTATTTATCTGGGCAATACTGCCAAATCTCGGGGATTACTCTAAATTGCTGCCTGTCAAGGCATATCTGTAAAATATGGAGTGCTGTGCCTTGATGTAAAACATTTAAGTAACATGATTGTACAGTATGTTTAAAAACACATCAATATTGTATCATTTGTGAATTTAAGCAAGATTAAAAAAGTATTTTAGATACATTTGGATTGAGAAACTGATTTTTCATTTAAACCATTGTTAGTTTATtgcatagtttttttaaaaagcatctggCATTAGCCAAATGTGGATATCAGATTAGAAGGATCATTGGCTTGCTCCCATATGGTACTTCCTATTTCTTATCTAACTACAGACCCTAGAGTGGTTCTTGAGAACTAAAGTTTGAATGTTCAGAATAGAGAAAACATTTTCCCTTTTACAAACTCATGAACCAGTAgctaaaaaataattacaaaatgaTTAAACTGAATAACACCCCACAGTTCCTGGTAGTAACAAACGTCATAATGTATAGAGCAAGACAACAGTTTTGTATAGCCTCTTTCATACAATCTATATCCCAAAATGGTTTACATAGTTAAATAGTAGGGGGATAGACAAAGGAGAAAAGACATGTATTTAGCTGAGATTGAAATGAGAGACAGAATAAATGAGAGAAAGGGATTCAGGATGACAATTACAGGCTGAAGAAACTGCAAAGAAGCAGTTTCTTTGATTAACCAGTGTCTgagactgtggcctggtctacactacgagtttgtatagaatttagcagcgttaaatcacattaaccctgcacccatccacacaacaaagccctttatatcgatataaagggctcttaatatcgatatctgttctcctccccgatgaggggagtagcgctgaaatttgTATTGctatttcggattagggttaatgtggccacaATTAGATGggattggcctccgggcgctatcccacagtgcaccattgtgattgctctggacagcaatctaacgcgaatgcactggccaggtagacaggaaaagccctgcgaacttttgaatttcattcctgtttgcccagcgtggagctttgatcagcacaggtgaccatgcagtcccagaatcaaaaaagagctccagcatggaccgtacgggagatactgaagctgatcactgtatggggagatgaatctgttctatcagaactctgttccaaaagacaaaatgccaaagcatttgaaaaaatctccaaggctatgatagacagaggccacaataaggactcaacacagtgctgcatgaaacgtaaggagctgagacaagtgtaacggaaagccaaagaatcaaatggacgctcacagagggagtggggacagaggactctagctatcccacagttcccacactctctgaaaaccatttgcattcttggctgagctcccaaaacctgaagggtcaaaaacattgtcaggggtggttcagggtatatgtcgtcaccccccaccccatgaaagaaaagggaaaaaaatcctttctcgccttttttcagtgtcaccatatgtctactggatgctgttg carries:
- the CALCB gene encoding calcitonin gene-related peptide 2 isoform X2, encoding MVMLKISPFLAVYALVMCQMDSSQATPLRPGLDSITDRVTLSDYEARRLLNALVKEFVQMRAEDVEQETEGNSSVTAQKRACNTATCVTHRLADFLSRSGGVGKNNFVPTNVGSKAFGRRRRNAQI
- the CALCB gene encoding calcitonin gene-related peptide 2 isoform X1, producing the protein MVMLKISPFLAVYALVMCQMDSSQATPLRPGLDSITDRVTLSDYEARRLLNALVKEFVQMRAEDVEQETEGNSLDKPISKRCASLSTCVLGKLSQELHKLQTYPRTDVGAGTPGKKRNVLNDLENERYANYGESLGNN
- the CALCB gene encoding calcitonin gene-related peptide 2 isoform X3, coding for MVMLKISPFLAVYALVMCQMDSSQATPLRPGLDSITDRVTLSDYEARRLLNALVKEFVQMRAEDVEQETEGNSVTAQKRACNTATCVTHRLADFLSRSGGVGKNNFVPTNVGSKAFGRRRRNAQI